From a region of the Tachypleus tridentatus isolate NWPU-2018 chromosome 1, ASM421037v1, whole genome shotgun sequence genome:
- the LOC143244836 gene encoding diuretic hormone class 2-like translates to MVKISVIVDFIIMFLLMSVLSASLPQYRFQRALLEIEHPDEVRRVLNGVVESLLASESGKTEKRGLDLGLSRGFSGSQAAKHLMGLAAANFAGGPGRRRRDVNNEE, encoded by the exons ATGGTCAAAATTTCGGTAATCGTTGATTTCATTATCATGTTTCTCCTGATGTCAGTCTTGTCAGCTTCCTTGCCTCAGTACAG GTTTCAACGCGCTCTATTGGAAATTGAACATCCTGATGAAGTGAGGCGAGTATTGAACGGAGTAGTGGAGAGTCTGCTCGCTTCTGAAAGCGGTAAAAC TGAGAAGCGAGGACTGGACTTAGGATTGTCCCGTGGATTTTCTGGAAGCCAAGCTGCTAAACATCTCATGGGATTAGCTGCTGCCAATTTCGCTGGTGGACCTGGTAGACGGCGTCGCGACGTTAACAATGAAGAATGA